In Populus alba chromosome 1, ASM523922v2, whole genome shotgun sequence, a single window of DNA contains:
- the LOC118040197 gene encoding protein LNK1, producing the protein MSDLCMYELEDNPWDEFSVSDDHIVPHPGHEYGDRFVAQGVKQKKPESKIISFANNEDDSLTYSTQEEEEASLPTLVKKDTMLEKDSWSNTPDGVFPTSRDSGTVKDFITIRSEETSMPSHCLKSGNIDSVGSEFCASDPTSDEKCSAVDNNLYSYPLSHISKTDNDLSFFDNECEDKESSDPLYYGWPDDIGNFEDVDRMFRSCDSTFGLGSLSNEDDLCWFSSSDFTERSDDALNLGSKFLNSEASALDSVSEHPEASQLSCDDPSVYNSNKKSIFTDDKISSRTSSAVDHSSLGYLTFLNGSETKSASMDDLVLKEKMSWNKRQARHNNRFEGRRKDSDIENGSFPLNVNMKHFADTKHSSGDSSHQVLPLPGIQQHKQIIGSNSLNYMQKHMPLIHIDYSHSSDQISTCPTQSNVKSENNGYPSPSPKESSHASNHVRSIESANGPDFEAPAITTNENEENLYHCQEPSSGRNLRPANMVGPAEFYGPVSAKKVARQSEYDIKGVGTGIPAKLDSSNAQESSCMSSVLDGVSLEAASFRQLQQVMEQLDIRTKLCIRDSLYRLARSAEQRHNHRNGSGGKRDGADRSGALMAEEADKTGLMDMETDTNPIDRSIAHLLFHRPSDPSLMPAIDSSSLKSHTMIHGSISSLPVMTKEHCQEETATGVDGSLLMSNDKQ; encoded by the exons ATGTCAGATTTGTGCATGTATGAG CTTGAAGATAATCCGTGGGATGAATTCAGTGTGAGTGATGATCACATAGTACCTCATCCTGGTCATGAATATGGAGATCGCTTTGTAGCTCAGGGCGTCAAGCAAAAGAAACCTGAAAGTAAGATAATTAGTTTTGCGAATAATGAAGATGATTCACTTACCTATAGCACTCAGGAAGAGGAGGAAGCTAGCTTACCTACTCTGGTAAAGAAGGATACAATGTTAGAAAAGGATTCGTGGTCTAACACACCTGATGGTGTGTTTCCTACCTCACGAGATAGTGGCACAGTCAAAGACTTTATAACAATAAGATCTGAAGAAACAAGCATGCCCAGTCATTGTTTAAAAAGTGGGAATATTGATTCAGTTGGCAGTGAGTTCTGTGCCAGTGATCCTACATCAGATGAAAAGTGTTCTGCAGTTGATAATAACCTGTATAGTTATCCACTCAGTCACATTTCAAAGACAGACAATGATCTCAGCTTCTTTGATAATGAGTGTGAAGACAAAGAAAGCAGTGATCCCTTATATTACGGGTGGCCTGATGATATAGGAAATTTTGAGGATGTTGATAGGATGTTTAG AAGTTGTGATTCAACATTTGGGCTGGGGAGTCTGAGCAATGAAGATGACTTGTGCTGGTTTTCATCTTCTGATTTCACTGAAAGATCTGATGATGCGTTGAATCTGGGTTCCAAGTTCTTAAATTCTGAGGCAAGTGCTTTGGATAGTGTATCAGAACATCCTGAAGCTTCACAACTAAGCTGTGATGACCCTTCAGTCTACAATTCCAACAAGAAAAGCATTTTCACAGATGACAAAATAAGCTCCAGGACTTCCAGTGCTGTTGACCATTCTTCTCTTGGTTACTTAACATTTCTGAATGGGTCAGAGACAAAATCTGCAAGTATGGATGACTTGGTACTCAAGGAAAAG ATGAGTTGGAACAAAAGGCAGGCAAGGCACAACAACCGATTTGAAGGAAGGAGAAAAGACAGTGATATTGAAAATGGTTCCTTTCCTCTCAACGTTAACATGAAGCATTTCGCAGATACAAAGCATTCATCTGGAGACTCATCCCATCAAGTTTTACCTCTTCCTGGGATCCAGCAGCATAAACAAATAATAGGATCCAATTCCTTAAATTACATGCAGAAACATATGCCATTGATACACATCGACTACAGTCATTCTTCAGATCAAATTTCGACCTGTCCAACTCAATCTAATGTTAAATCTGAAAACAATGGCTACCCATCTCCTTCTCCAAAGGAGTCTTCCCATGCATCAAATCATGTACGGTCCATTGAGAGCGCTAATGGTCCTGACTTTGAGGCTCCTGCTATAACAACAAATGAGAATGAGGAAAATCTGTATCATTGCCAGGAACCATCATCTGGTAGGAATCTCAGACCTGCAAACATGGTAGGTCCAGCAGAATTTTATGGTCCAGTTTCAGCTAAGAAGGTAGCCCGTCAGTCTGAATATGATATCAAAGGAGTTGGCACAGGGATTCCAGCAAAACTAGACTCTTCAAATGCACAGGAGAGCTCTTGCATGAGTTCTGTGTTGGATGGAGTTTCACTAGAAGCAGCTAGTTTTCGCCAACTTCAACAAGTCATGGAACAG TTGGATATTAGGACAAAACTATGTATAAGGGATAGCCTGTATCGCTTAGCTAGAAGCGCTGAGCAAAGGCATAATCATAGGAATGGAAGTGGTGGCAAGAGAGATGGCGCAGACAGAAGTGGGGCATTGATGGCTGAAGAAGCTGATAA GACCGGATTAATGGATATGGAAACTGATACCAATCCAATAGATCGATCAATAGCGCATTTGCTGTTTCACAGGCCATCAGACCCATCTTTGATGCCTGCTATTGATTCCTCGTCTCTCAAGTCTCACACCATG ATTCATGGATCTATTAGCAGCTTGCCGGTGATGACCAAGGAACATTGCCAGGAGGAAACTGCCACCGGTGTGGATGGAAGCTTGTTGATGAGTAATGACAAACAGTAA